TATTTGTGTTTCACATAGAAGAATCAACCCATAATCTTTTAATGGGAGTGGAGGGAAATAAGAGCTACTCATGGCAGGTAATGATATATCAAAACAAATATTTATTTCATGTATTTGACATGATTATTATATTCAACCATCCTCTATACAATCACCCACTTTAATAATGACCTAATTTTGTGGATATATAAAACATTAATAGACAATCAGATTTGCATAATTCACACAGAATCAAAATCATAAACTTTAACAACTTAATGCAGCAGTTAAGTTGTCATTAGAACAAAAACATAAGTATTTTGTCAAATCTTCAAAATGTAGAAAGAATAATCATGCTAGGTACAGAAAAAAGTGATATAAGATAAAGCTTGTTTAGGTGTTACATACTAACCATTTCATGACACTTAGTAACAGCCTGACCAATTTGTTCAAAGTTTTCAGTAGGCATGCCAGTTATACGTCCAAGTTCACTTTCATTTGGGCTGAAGATGTCAACAACATTCAACAGTTCCAAGGGTATAGGTGCATCCATTCCCCCAGCATCGAAAATGACAGGAACACCAGCACTCTTCGCAGCCTAGAGACATGGCAGCATCAGAATGTGAAAGAAATGACTACAAGAAAATAGGAGAAACCTAAGGAAGCACAAATTATAATATCTCAGTACAACATTGATGATAAAAGGAATAACCAAAGAATGTCTAAGCAATCCCTAAAGCCTATGTAAAATTCAATAATCAAATTGACAAATATGCCAATAaaaaaaagataagaaaaaaaGATAATGATTTTTTTAGATAACTAAGTGgtcaaaaaaaaattcatatcatATAAGATCAGTCAACCATCAACAGATAATAGTATTAGAGGTTTATCATAGCGTATCATAACAATTATATACCATTACCAAATTAAAATCAAACGGCCACATAAAGCTGAAGAATTTGGAAAATTGTTGCTGCTAAAATGATCAACTGGACTCTACAGAACAGAAATGATGGTTGAATGGTTATACTTTAACTGAAGTTATAAGATCTAGATTGATGTGCCATCTTAAGAAACAATGAAATCAAGTGCCCAAAACAAAGAAATATAAAATGGTAATCATTATATTAAGCAATCAACCCTGCTTCTAGGCCAGTTACTTAAAAATTAAGCTGAAGCAGGTATAATGCCCAATATCTCATGGACTTGGCAGGGCCTTGTTCCACAAAGTTCCACTTTTGTGgactaatttaatttaataaaataaacaaaGAAAAAATCATGGACATTTCCATGCTATAGCAGAAGTAGCTGCCAAACAACACTGGACAACCATATCAGACTGTCACAGCACCGCTCAGCTACCTATCCTGGACCCAAAAAGCTGATTCAGTATCACTCTTCATTTCTTTTGATTATTTATACTGCCCACAGTGCCATAATGCACTAGCTATGTAGATCTAAGTGAAATTTTCCCAGCAAAAACTTTGAATCAATTTGAAATCAAACCAAAATTACTTCTAAAGCAAGGTAAATATTATCCTTTTCAATTTGTATTGGGAGTCTCAAGCCTTGATCATCACAAAGCTTGATTTGCATCTATCAGCAGTGGATGCCATATCTTTAATGCACAATGAAAAATAAAtccaagaagagaaataatttcaCAATTACACCAACAATTTCTTCCACATTCTAGATTTCTAGTGGTACTTCAAGAAATGAAGATCAACATCTAATGGTATTTTTGAAACTCAGTTGAAGATGGAAAACCTTACGTATCTTTTAAGATTCACTTCAAAGCAACTAAAAGTGCAATTAATCAACTTAAGGCACATGTGAtagaaatcaattcaaaacaaagaAACAAGAAAGGGCCAATTTATCCACCTCAAGTTTTGATTTGGTAATGAAGCAAGGGATTCCATACGGAAATAGGATTAACAATTTGCTGCAGGTTCAGCAATAGAGGTATTTACAAGCAGTGGTAATTATAAATACTCTCAATGTCCAAAAAAACTATTTATTGAGAACAATAAGTTTTTTTACCGTAATTtacataataaattattttacaaaCAAATCTTGCTATAAAATTATTATCCACAAAGCAACAAGCATTCTATAACCGTCAAGGTAACCAGCTCCAACTCCGATTCCTTTACCCTATCCTTACTATAACAAGATCCACTAGAGCATTGAGGGATATTTCATATTCTTTTGATATTTTCAAGTTCTAGGCATCATGGAATAGATTAACAAAAACTGCTAATCCATCATTTCTTCCAAAAACTGAAAACTAAACAATGCAAGATGGttgacttcttttttttttctaattttcttGAATATGTCACAAGAGTTAATATTCTCAGTGAAAAATAGTAAATTGTATATGGGTTTGCCTTATTTTAGTCATAGCTACTGAAGCCAAAAGGCAACAAGATAAGAGCTGGATCACATTCTCGGTACACCAAACACTAAAACCTACAAAATAAGCTCTCTAATCTAATGTAAAATAAGAGAACAACTCTTTACAaatcaatgatttttttttttctcttcgctTCCCCCTCTTAAGGCCCATTTAAAGCTCCACGAAAATCAACCAGATAGAAACAATATTACTCCTATGTACCGTTAAGGTACTGATGTACAATCTGTGTCTCCAGTAGGTACTATAGAGAGCTTGTTAGCTTCTAAATGTTGCACTATTTCCCATCCTAGTCAATCAAACTCAGATTCCACCATTATCTAAATTTAAACTATTCTTCTTCTcaagctacatcccttttcaacTTTATTCATTATGACAGACAAAAGCAGAAGTTAAAAAGTCCTCTTCTATACTATTTTGGTGAGGATGGCCCATTTTGTCTCTGGATAGGTAATGTCATCAAGCCAACAAAACTTAAAGAAATCACTATTcccaagaaaatgtaatttatcaTATTCTTATGCAGAAACTAAAAAAACATGTCGTTCAAAATTAAATCCTCCAATGCCCCAGCTTACCCAAATTCACAAAGATAAGATCATAGTTAGCCTCAACCAGAATCAAACGTATTTCAAGCAAAAGGCATTATTAGGTCAAATTTCATAATCCCTTCTTTACGATGCAAGACATAATCACGTTTTGACCATTGACCAAGAAAGAATAATAAATCAAGCAGCTGCAAAACAAATTAACATGAACATGGATGAAGATAAAGCAAGAAGAATTGATAAAACAATTCAAATATGTAATTACGGCCAGCCTGACCTTTGCAACTTGGATATTTACGGAATCAGGGATCTCCCTTTGAAGCAAAAGGATACCAGCATTCCTCATTACCGCCAAGTCCTCATCGCTCAGTTTCTCAGGCCAATAACTCATGTTGGCTCCACCAACAATGATAATAGAGTTCTGCCCATCAGACTGAAGCATCACCACAGCATGCCCAGTAGGCACATCACCAACATGCCTTACATAATCAAGATGAACTCCTCCATTTCTCAACGCCTCAATGATCAACTTCCCATGTGCATCCTCACCCACCTGCCCCACAAAGTACGTTGGGTATGAGAGTTTACTACCACAAGCTGCCTGATTGGCTCCCTTCCCACCTGCAAGTGTCTGCCCACTCTTGGCTGAGACGGTCTCTCCTTCTCTGGGTAGTCTCTCAATTTCAACATAGATGTCAGCATTGGCCGAGCCAACAACAACAAGCGGCGGGGCGTTGGCTTCCGGATTAACTGGTGTTGGAGGGTGTTTGGAGGATTTAAGTACAAATGAAGGAAATGAGTGAGTTTTGGTTGATGGGTTTTGATTTTGGTTTTGGTTCTTGACGAATTGAATTGGTTTCGTGCTTATTGACGATCTTCTGGGTGCGCTGTGAGATCTATTAAAGAAGCTATGGGAGTTTGCGGGTGAAAAGGCTATTCCTTTCATGTTTGTTGTAACAGAATACTCTCAGATCAAATCTCAATTTCTCCTTCAGATCAAACACCTGTTTGCAAGCCATTGTTATCTTAATTATCTTCTACATTTCCACTATGCTTAAAATGCAAACAAATACAGATCAAGCAAAAATTAAaaacaacaaaaaaaaattaaaaaaaaattgttttttctttttgtttatttGGCTGTATactgtaaattatttttttattttttatttttttttgtttggaAGCTCCATTATCTAAGCAAAACATTTATCTCATTAGTTGAAAAAAatacttataaaaaaataattcaattaaattcttatatatatatatatatatatatattaaataaattttttattataaatataaaaattaattaaaaaattattaaattaaatttttataaaattttatttttaataaaattcaactcaattaatttttttttaattcttacatTTGGaaatataataaatgaataatttatttttttaatttaaaaaaatattttatttaaaaaaataaaataatttatgtaaatttttttttcttacataTAATTTATTACAAATAAAGTATTGTGTTAAAGTCCAAGGAGAGGGCTGCCATGCTTGTGTATTTTCTTAGAACTGATGAATTTTGTTTTGAtacaacttatatatatatatatatatattctacaaAAAAATGTATTCTCCTGTAATATTCTTTttcataatattattacaaaatattctctatttaattttttattacttttttttaattgtataataaatttttaatatttaaaatataaaaataattatatgatttaaccattctatatttttaattaattttttattatatttctatatttttattatgataccataaagattataattaataaatttaattaaattgatttttgagtcttccataagacaaaagacataaagaaagaaaaaaaaaaatccaaagtcttctttttttttcctagttgccgtctcccatttctctctctctctctccattgttaaacctccattgaagcttgtattcaagctcaaattccctcacttaaccttaagattttccataaacacttcatcaaaacTTGTTACCTCAatctaagaagaagattgaaagagcaaagaaaaagaaaaaggaagagaattgaagaattggacatcaaagattgaggttagtgatttaagttgcaaaattagtttattagttgtatttgtagcttgattaacttagaaataaacttaagatgaaatgaaataaattgttgagagACCAAGCTGAATTTCGGCCAGTATGTGTATGAGGGGattattgcatgagtttgatagatttaaaagtgtatgagatcttgtttgagatgaagaaacatgtatataggcTTTGAATCAATTAAATGCAAATacattgtgaactagggttttgggacacttagggttagggacaaaaatgtgaaaaattgataaaagatgtcttggacctagtttgaagtggaaaatggtcaatggtgaccaatgaagtgtgttggaagtgttggagttaaggTTAAATTCGGACTCAATGTGGTTATGCTGCTGACAGCATGACTAaggttcctttgagggaccaaaaatgaaaatttacaagtccaattggtatgagaccaattgagaatgaaaatagacactaaatgacacaatttttatttaggaaccatgcccaaaaagtgaccaaaacctagtgaataaattgactcaattcgaaaaatctcagtctgccttgtacaaactgaccaaatgaacaatttggccataacttgagctaggtaggtttaaatgacatgaaattttaccagtggatagttgaggtatagacctaaaactttcatgaagaatacaaacccaaattatgccattaaccaagtcatttggccacccaaagttggtgacataaaactgccagaaccaaaaattacccagaaatctgggttaagtccaatccggcagccatggttcaaatggctataacttgagctaaaaaactcaaatttgagtgattcaaaaaagagaataaacttaagacaatagggaacattttctgtgaagaaagttttatcaaatttcaacagtaaaatgaccaatggaatagtgcaactttaggcaccaaaattgaaaattatcaaatttgcctaaaagacttagaatttgaataaataaccaaaaccaacaaatttagtgaccaaaatgtggtatgtgggtgaagttggaatttctatacctattaagccttagaaagtcaacaatttgacttgaatagtgtagtgaatagtaacccaaaacacaaaaatttaaggaacgttgagtttagcacgttagagctagataaaagtgaatttcaatttattttggatttataataagttatgatactgaaacactgtaaaactgcgTGTTtcggtggaaaagaacaccgggaaagaatcccgggaaagaacccgaggaatcgagtcaaggccaagaggcgactcgcttaagatttgtgcacaactaactcttttgttatatttttatttctaaatcgatttgaacaagttattttatgatttataaattttgatgtgttgagaattatagtttgttgaatgaaattgtataaatgaaatataaattttcttatgcatttaaggatttattgcatggttttgagaatcgtaaattttaagtttgatgtgttgtcaaccttgagcatgaatttacgatgattaaatatgttgatgatttgtaaacactttgtaaatataaattgttttgaatatgatttgaaaccacagttgacatggtaaaatttgttatgaattctcattagcttgtctagtgagatatctcttcCACTAGAtagggcgagttacttcctctctggctagccagttggggaagaatttgaatgagtactcatatatactagttagtctttgtttctcccttttagcctcggttattgggagaatgtgaaatgtcgtggtgtacaacacggcatctatttgaattttgggtcatgggatcaactgtgtaaattgttggcaacgctctttaaattatgcataatttgataaattgttattgaaataaataatttgttagtgatttaaaatatttttgtattgttttggaatttaaaagaaatataaataaataattattaattgatcaaaatgttattcaaatgaataatttacatgaatgaaaataatgatttttgtatgtcatggattttgaagaatttataaattttaaatttttattcattatgaattgttaagaataatttgtattgagttttaaattattagtttgtgcactactgagttcagcactcagcgatagctttatatgctgtcgcaggtgaaaggaataataaagcagctgaacaagatttctgaaaagacatagtgaaactatcttcgggtatataataggtatacccttgtacagtagcttttgatgtaattctataattatatgtatgaaatttactttgagcagttgtaccaactcttttgtaatatatatatttagattgtaatcaaatacaaattattgtaatattatcttgagattttatgtatttataaagtttgcattattaaattttaatactcccattaatgtaaatattcattttgttatcttaatgagatatttcaatatttgatttaatttaaactgtgtattaaattgtttgtgttgatttgtgaaatgaggattgtttgaattttgagacttgagaaattggttgagattgattgtgaaatttgaagaagttgttgagaaaaatattgggagtgtctttattttcaggttttgaagaactgttttctcaaaatacagacagaaccctgtcaaaatttttataaaatttgaggaaaaataaaatggaccaaaaattttaactaatttttaactttaattaaatgttttaatatctatttagaaacgctcaccacttaacaaaagtaagaaaattgtttcaaaatcacttatagtatatttaatgggttatcggtaggcgaagtacgataattcattaagtgtactacgggagcatgttacatcttatgaggagtagggtgtaacATTACTGTTAAAAATActgttgaaaaaattatttttttaaatataccaattaaagagtattaaaatataatttaaaattaaattttataaattttaattataagaacactaaaataataaaataatttttttaaataattttttttaataacatataaaacaatatttttatttaaaaaaataattttaacccaTTAAACACAATGCCTAACAGACACAACATAGTTGCCATCATAGAGAAAAGTGAATATCTATTTTGAAATTATAAGAGCATTAGACATTGCTTTAAAACCACGAACTAATGTTCCAAAGTATCAAATTAATTTAGAAATATGTTGATATGGATAGCAATTTAgagatattatttaaaaaaaataaaattctccCGATTAAAGAGAAAAATATGTGGATGATGATTgatgaaatttataaattaattatattatctaatcataaaaaaaatcgagaaaaaaaaatgaagttaTCTAAGATTATTTATCCCTAAACaattttaatttcccttaaaaataAACTTTcttattttgtaatttttcctttttttcagtGTTGTAGCATATTCTACGTGCCAAAACAAGAGCCTCAAATTAGCCTGCGTCTGTGCATCAAAGCCACCACAGCGCATTATAATAAATCAGAAACCTGGATGATTAATCCAATGGTCGATGATTTGATGAACGCCACTCAAACTTTGGTTGACACCATCAGATCACCCCTCTAGAGAGCATACTATTTGGAAATTTTGGAGCAGTATTTGGTTTTGACTGAGCTGGGCAATGGCATTTGGTCATAGCTTAAGCTGGCAGACAGCATTCATTTCTTCGAAAACCCAATTCAGAAAAGCTTCAAATTCAAAGCTTTCTGTCTTATCCTCTTCTGCTTTCGGAGTAACAAAAAGGGTCTCTTCCTCTGTTCGTGCTATGGGTTCCTCTGCTTCTTCACAGAGACCAGATAACATTCAAGgtagttctctctctctctctctctctctctctctctctccatctaGATAATGATCTCTTGTGTCGCTGTTTGTTTAGAAATTATGTTTTCAATGAGAAGTTTAACAAAATTCTTTTTCATATTAGTTTGTTTTTTGTTATGCGATTTTCTTGGTTATCATGTTTGGCTTCACCTTAATGTTTTGTTTAGATGTTCCGTCTTGATGATTAGTTTCCCAATTAGatgcataaatattttatattttcaatgcTTTATCTATTTTCCTTTTCAATTGTTGAAAACCATTAGGGTTTTTATTTCATGGGTTTGGCATCAATTATCAGCAAGGATGTTATGAAATTATggaattaattttcttttcttgctcgCTGATATCTCTACTATTGAACAATTATACGTAGGCACTATGTCCATGGGAGGGGGATTTTCTAAATGTGCTGATCCTTGCTTTTCCACTGCTTTGCTCTTTGCTAATTTGAGAAAGGTGAAATTTtaggttttctgcattatgtttTAACCACAAGAGTCCAGAACTTTCAGCCTGGTAGAGAAAGTTTTTGTAAGTGCACATCTGCTGTGGTTTTTGTGAGACAATTCTTGAGCGCAAAGGGACTCTGTAAAGTATCAATTATCTGTATCTGCTGTGTTGGTGACCAGAGAAATGAAATTGATACTGTTTGGATTTTGGACTTGAGTAAAAATTCAGAATCCTTATAACCGTTTAAACTTGTAAACCTATGTTGATTCTGTTAGATGGTGTGGATCTTATTAATTTGGTTAAATTTTTTTATGTTCCTGAATACTTTAGCAACAAAAGGAAATTAGTCCTAATGGTTTCAGTTGCCAATCTTTAGCATAGTTTAAGTATCACTTAGTGTTTGCATTTATGGCTCACTGGATTGTTCTTGCATTGTTCGTATTGACTGGATTTCCTTTTTGTTGGACAACAAGTATTCACGCTACTGATATTAGTAATTTAGAGTTGTTTACTTTGTGTGTTCTCTAGTTGGCTCAAAAGAGGAAGCTAGCATCTTATGGAGAACTTCATGAATTTCTCAGtgaaaatacttaaattaaaattaactacaTGCCTAAAACCATTTTGGATTCCTTGCAGCTAATATGCACAGATGATGGTAGGTCCATTTTCTTGGGGTAGGGAAAGGGTGTAATATTATCTATTGATTTATCGTCCTTGAAGTTCTTGATACCATAGtggaatgaagaaaaaaaatccacTTATCTATTTCTATTATCATCAatgtcaaaatggattttgataATTGCAAAGTCATTGGCAATTCTTGATAAAATTTCTTGATCTACCTGTGTGATTGTTTAGATTTAGAATAACAGAAGCCTTACTCATTTTAACCATTAAAACCCATTTGCTTTCTCTTGTAGAGGCAGGAAAGGTTGATTATGCTTCTGTAAGTGATGATGAATGGAAAAAGAGGCTTTCAGTTGAGCAATTTCACATAACACGTCAAAAGGGAACCGAAAGGGCTTTCAAAGGGTATGATTTTATTAGATGTATTGTAGTTGTGTGCAAATTTTTTACAGAATTACAATTTAGGAGCTTCCAAGGCCTTCAATAATTTAGAGGCTGCCAGCTTCAATAACATTGATGTGAAGTTTAGAAGCATGAGCATTATTATAACTTGAAATATGCAGTGGAACTATCAGAATTCTAACCATTAAGAGGTCTACTCATTTCCACAACCATAACTTAAAGAACCACTGATGATATATGCTGAATTTTCGTTCAACAATGCCCAGTTGATTCATTATTCTTGTGGTGGTGTTTTTTCATTTTCAGGGAATACTGGAACACTAAAACCCCTGGAACTTACCACTGCATATGTTGTGATACACCTCTATTTGAGTACGTAAATGGTTACATGCAAGCCTGTGCCAATGGAACCGACTACTTTGATGCTTAGTTGAAGTGACTCGTCTGTTCTCTCCTGCAGGTCATCCTCTAAATTTGACAGTGGAACGGGTTGGCCATCTTACTATCAGCCAATAGGAAGCAATGTGAAATCAAATTTAGACTTGTCAATTATTTTCATGCCTCGTCAAGAAGTTCTTTGTGCAGCTTGTGATGCTCATTTAGGCCATGTCTTTGACGATGGTCCGGCACCCACTGGAAAACGCTACTGTATCAACAggtaaaatattttcttaatttctaCTGTACGAGGCTTTTTTCTTAATTCCAAACTTGTAGCTTCTAGTGAATCTCATTTGAAATGTAACTCACCATGCTTGCAGTGCTTCCTTGAAGCTGAAACCTAAGTGAGAGACCTACGGGCCATGAAAGTGTCTGTCAAAGTTGAGATAAGGTGAAGCACTTGTTTTCTTGTGTATCTTGTGTACATGTCATGATCCATGTATTCTTGTGTAAAGATCATGTCCTCTTGGATCTCAATAAATAAGTACATGTCTTTACGTAGATCGgttcattatgaatttaaaatgcaatatgtACGATGTGActcataatatttatattttgaattcacAATGAATTGGAATTAAATATAAATGGATGTATATATCAAAAAGAAATTCTTTACAGcttatttgggaagaagttttttAATGTAAATGATGGGCTTATAAAGTATCATACTTGTTTGGGGAGGAGGTATTTTAAAGAATATAAGGTTTTCAGGGTTCAAAACTTCAAAAaatttcactttttcaacccATCAAATTAGAGGGTTGAAAAAATTTTGCTACTTTAACTTTCAttactttattttataaaattttctctcattTCATTTAAGCATATACTGATAATGTTAAGCATAATGTTTGTTGGAATTAAGACTTAAAAAGGGAATGGATTATGCTAGTGATAGGTGCCGAACACTGAATCAACGCTTGCTCTTTTActtaatatttgaattttttttaaccttttcttttataaatatatatatatgactttGTTAAACTCAAAACTATTATAAAATCTAATTTGGGAACGAAATTGTTTGGAACCAAAATCATTACAAACTTAATCGGTCCAAAATCGTGAGGCTGATAAAATCGGCGTTTTCGGctcaaaattgatgttgaatgcgCCTCGGCCGGGTCCACACCATTGCCCCCCACCCTGGTCCGTCCCAGTCATTGTGGGGGTCAATACATCAATCATTTTCGTTTCTAAATGGTCCATCTAATTTTCCACGACCTTAACAAAGACCATGGTGGCAATATGCCTACCTCACGTCACGGAGATATTACGGttaaaatatttcttttcatttttcatttttatttataagaGGTTAAGGGGACATTATTCTCTCAAGTTTTCTTAAATTTTAgagattttattaattatttttattaaatattttaattttaaattattatatagacTATTAACCACTAACTATTAATATTAAATAGATAACATTTAATATTGTTAAACAAACCCTAAAATTATTGAGCAAACTTCacctataaatattatatatataaatttaattttaaagttactatatttttattttgtaatttataaaacttttgatattttatttttaataataaatataatttactcaatttattattttttatttatttattcttggctgaaattttagatttttaggggctattttatatttaaaaataaaattgatttgtTTTGAAATTTAACTTGTCAGTTTTTGTTTGTGAGGTTTTGGTTTATTGTTTGGCTAAAATATCTTAAATTGATATCTTTCATGTACTTtgccaaaaaatatatatatatctttcatGTACTGAAATCAGTggtggataaaaaaaaaaaaggttaacatataagtaaattatataatatatttaaagtactaaaaaataatatatttaatatttatataaaaatatttaaatcttaaatttagaaaaaataagATCTGTCCTATATGCTACAAATCTATAAACATATAATAATTtactcaattaattaatttttgatattaatatttatatttttaagagattaatttaaataaatatataaatatgtaagGGTGACTTAGAAAAAAATGAATTGACGTCTCTTTTTTATTCAAGTGGATCTGTCTCTGAGTAAAATACAATAATACCCATTATAAAATGTTATTGAGtttattgtttatttatttaacaatttgaaatttttaataggTTGTATAAATCAAATATCttcaatataaaaaataaaaaaaattgtaatattaaatcaaatatctttaattatttttaaaagaatAATATAGAGAATATTCTACTGTAATTCCAATCGAATCGAATCTTtagtaaaaaaatagaaaaaaaaaaatctgctaTATTAATCCACGTACACTTCCACCACTTCCATTTGCATTTTCTCCTACGCTAGCAGAGTCCACTCGCAGTGATAATGTAGCTAAGCCAAACTGAAATGGCTAATGAAGTGATCCTCTTGGACTTCTGGCCGAGCCCTTTTGGGAT
The Hevea brasiliensis isolate MT/VB/25A 57/8 chromosome 15, ASM3005281v1, whole genome shotgun sequence genome window above contains:
- the LOC110638524 gene encoding ribokinase, with translation MKGIAFSPANSHSFFNRSHSAPRRSSISTKPIQFVKNQNQNQNPSTKTHSFPSFVLKSSKHPPTPVNPEANAPPLVVVGSANADIYVEIERLPREGETVSAKSGQTLAGGKGANQAACGSKLSYPTYFVGQVGEDAHGKLIIEALRNGGVHLDYVRHVGDVPTGHAVVMLQSDGQNSIIIVGGANMSYWPEKLSDEDLAVMRNAGILLLQREIPDSVNIQVAKAAKSAGVPVIFDAGGMDAPIPLELLNVVDIFSPNESELGRITGMPTENFEQIGQAVTKCHEMGVREVLVKLGVKGSALFVEGQKPIRQPIIPAARVIDTTGAGDTFTAAFAVTLVEGKTKEECMRFAAAAASLCVQVKGAIPSMPDRTSVLDLLQSVRASF
- the LOC110656639 gene encoding peptide methionine sulfoxide reductase B1, chloroplastic isoform X1 encodes the protein MAFGHSLSWQTAFISSKTQFRKASNSKLSVLSSSAFGVTKRVSSSVRAMGSSASSQRPDNIQEAGKVDYASVSDDEWKKRLSVEQFHITRQKGTERAFKGEYWNTKTPGTYHCICCDTPLFESSSKFDSGTGWPSYYQPIGSNVKSNLDLSIIFMPRQEVLCAACDAHLGHVFDDGPAPTGKRYCINSASLKLKPK
- the LOC110656639 gene encoding peptide methionine sulfoxide reductase B1, chloroplastic isoform X2, whose protein sequence is MAFGHSLSWQTAFISSKTQFRKASNSKLSVLSSSAFGVTKRVSSSVRAMGSSASSQRPDNIQEAGKVDYASVSDDEWKKRLSVEQFHITRQKGTERAFKGSSSKFDSGTGWPSYYQPIGSNVKSNLDLSIIFMPRQEVLCAACDAHLGHVFDDGPAPTGKRYCINSASLKLKPK